One genomic region from Cyanobacteriota bacterium encodes:
- the hpnH gene encoding adenosyl-hopene transferase HpnH produces the protein MAIQLQQAIAVGTYILTQRLKGRKRFPLVLMLEPLFRCNLACSGCGKIQHPVEILKRNLTPEECFAAVEECGAPVVSIPGGEPLLHPQIDEIVDGLVARRKFVYLCTNGLLLEKSLDKFQPSPYLTFSVHLDGLRDWHDHCVDRKGVFDIAVSAIRAAKARGFRVTTNTTIFDGADPREMQTFFDFLTDLGVDGMMISPGYSYKWAPDQDHFLKREQTRALFREILSPFKAGEKAWNFNHNPLFLDFLMGEKDYECTPWGSPSYSVLGWQKPCYLLNEGHYATFQELLDKTAWENYGRASGNPQCADCMVHCGYEPTAAVDALQPQNLGRAMSSLF, from the coding sequence GGGGCGAAAGCGCTTTCCACTAGTGCTCATGCTGGAGCCTCTGTTTCGTTGCAATCTAGCCTGCTCTGGCTGTGGCAAGATTCAGCATCCGGTTGAGATCCTAAAAAGAAACCTTACTCCAGAGGAATGCTTTGCAGCAGTTGAGGAGTGCGGTGCACCAGTAGTTTCCATTCCTGGTGGTGAGCCACTGCTCCATCCCCAAATTGACGAAATCGTTGATGGGCTAGTAGCTCGGCGCAAGTTTGTTTACCTCTGTACTAATGGGCTACTGCTAGAAAAAAGCTTAGATAAGTTTCAGCCTTCACCCTATCTCACCTTTAGTGTGCATCTAGACGGATTGCGAGATTGGCATGATCACTGTGTCGATCGTAAGGGTGTTTTTGACATCGCTGTTAGTGCTATTCGGGCTGCTAAGGCTAGGGGATTCCGTGTAACCACAAACACGACCATCTTTGACGGTGCAGATCCCAGAGAAATGCAAACCTTCTTTGATTTCCTGACTGACTTGGGGGTAGATGGCATGATGATCTCTCCTGGCTACAGCTACAAGTGGGCACCTGACCAGGATCATTTCCTCAAACGCGAACAAACCCGTGCTCTGTTTCGGGAAATTCTATCCCCCTTCAAGGCTGGAGAAAAAGCCTGGAACTTTAACCATAATCCCCTATTTCTAGATTTTCTCATGGGTGAAAAAGACTATGAGTGCACACCTTGGGGTAGCCCTAGCTACAGCGTGTTGGGCTGGCAAAAGCCTTGCTACTTACTGAACGAAGGACACTATGCCACCTTCCAAGAGCTGCTGGATAAGACCGCATGGGAAAACTATGGACGAGCTAGCGGTAACCCTCAATGTGCTGACTGTATGGTGCACTGTGGTTATGAACCAACGGCTGCGGTCGATGCGCTGCAACCCCAGAACTTAGGACGTGCTATGAGCAGCTTATTTTGA